The proteins below are encoded in one region of Pelotomaculum schinkii:
- a CDS encoding vWA domain-containing protein produces MFINFFHQLKSEGVPVSLNEWMTLMEALAKGLSFSSLTGFYYLARAVLIKSEAHYDRYDLAFAKHFQGLETTDDIIKQALDWLADSLPPLHVPPGERSPFTPWDLDELRRQLEDRLKNQDGEHHGGSQWIGTGGRSPFGHSGYHKAGVRIGGTSVNRSAVKVAAERHYQEFRDDQITGVRNFEVALRKLRQFSSRTEGPKDELDLDGTIDATCKNAGKLKLIWERPRRNTMKVILLMDSGGSMNKYMQICSRLFTAAHRATHFKDMRFYYFHNCIYDRIYTSPALIPRNAVKTDDVLSSLNADYRLIIAGDASMAPSELTMRGGAIDWDMYNEQPGLFWLERLARHLPFSVWLNPIPSDRWATAEGYYSIALIQRVFPMYELTPEGLEQALKKLKTKTK; encoded by the coding sequence TTGTTTATCAATTTTTTCCATCAGCTAAAAAGCGAGGGCGTTCCGGTCTCCTTAAATGAATGGATGACCTTGATGGAAGCGCTGGCCAAGGGGCTTTCTTTCTCCAGTCTGACCGGCTTTTACTACCTGGCGCGGGCGGTGCTTATTAAGAGCGAGGCGCACTACGATCGCTATGACCTGGCCTTTGCCAAACATTTTCAGGGCTTGGAAACCACAGATGATATTATTAAACAAGCGCTGGACTGGCTTGCCGACTCCCTGCCGCCCCTGCATGTCCCTCCTGGGGAGCGTTCTCCGTTTACCCCCTGGGATCTGGATGAACTGCGACGCCAACTGGAGGACAGGTTAAAAAACCAGGACGGCGAGCACCACGGCGGCTCGCAATGGATAGGTACAGGCGGCAGGTCGCCTTTTGGCCATTCCGGCTACCACAAGGCCGGCGTGCGTATCGGGGGCACATCTGTTAACCGCTCAGCTGTCAAGGTGGCTGCGGAACGGCACTACCAGGAGTTCCGGGACGACCAGATCACCGGCGTACGTAATTTTGAGGTAGCGCTGCGCAAGCTGCGGCAGTTCAGCAGCAGGACGGAAGGACCCAAGGACGAACTCGATTTGGACGGCACCATAGACGCTACCTGCAAAAATGCCGGCAAGTTAAAGTTGATCTGGGAGCGTCCCCGCCGTAATACGATGAAGGTAATCCTGCTCATGGACTCGGGTGGCTCAATGAATAAATACATGCAGATTTGCAGCCGCCTTTTTACAGCAGCCCACCGCGCCACCCATTTCAAGGATATGCGGTTTTACTACTTTCACAACTGCATTTATGACCGCATTTACACCAGTCCCGCCCTGATCCCGCGCAACGCAGTCAAGACGGATGATGTATTGAGCTCTCTGAATGCTGACTACCGCCTGATCATCGCAGGCGACGCCAGCATGGCGCCGAGTGAACTCACAATGCGCGGCGGCGCCATCGATTGGGATATGTATAACGAACAACCGGGACTTTTTTGGTTGGAGCGCCTGGCCAGGCATTTGCCTTTCTCGGTCTGGCTTAACCCCATCCCCTCCGATCGCTGGGCTACGGCAGAGGGTTATTATAGCATTGCCTTGATCCAGAGGGTCTTTCCCATGTATGAACTTACGCCGGAAGGTCTGGAGCAAGCGTTGAAAAAACTGAAGACAAAAACCAAATAA
- a CDS encoding MerR family transcriptional regulator produces the protein MKMRDLLHMLEEKNVTVTERMVRHYLDLGLLPEPERPSKNQAIYNEEHFKRLLAIDMFKSNGLSLDEIKTKMDELSYYFHHFRGEEVIDDPNMLAREELDEISLDRSLIEAEYPHLTQSHQLYARKQVLKELDCSEENLKAATQFLGMHSEEYFDSIDMFAIKTYIFYQKARELYFRFDNTIPEVFDQDVPYELDIEKEFRDTLEAAKIIVRTANMNPFLNILLKAMIAYTAKESLLNREISDITWEGLNLGWLYKTRCTD, from the coding sequence ATGAAGATGAGAGACTTGCTGCATATGCTCGAGGAAAAAAATGTAACCGTAACTGAGAGAATGGTCAGGCATTACCTTGACCTGGGGTTGTTGCCGGAACCGGAAAGGCCCAGTAAAAACCAGGCTATATATAACGAAGAACATTTTAAACGGCTGCTGGCAATTGACATGTTTAAAAGCAATGGACTGTCCTTGGATGAGATTAAAACTAAAATGGATGAATTATCATACTACTTTCATCATTTTAGGGGAGAAGAAGTTATAGATGACCCCAATATGCTGGCCCGTGAAGAATTAGATGAAATATCCTTGGATAGATCTTTAATCGAGGCTGAATACCCTCATTTAACACAATCGCATCAATTGTACGCAAGGAAACAGGTCTTAAAAGAGCTGGATTGTTCCGAAGAAAACCTCAAAGCTGCAACTCAATTCCTGGGCATGCACAGTGAAGAGTATTTCGACAGCATTGACATGTTTGCTATTAAAACCTATATTTTTTATCAAAAAGCAAGAGAGCTGTACTTCCGTTTTGATAACACGATACCTGAAGTTTTTGACCAGGATGTTCCTTATGAACTGGATATCGAAAAAGAATTTCGTGATACTCTCGAGGCGGCTAAAATTATTGTCAGAACAGCAAACATGAATCCCTTCCTGAATATTTTATTGAAAGCAATGATAGCTTATACTGCAAAAGAATCTCTATTAAATAGAGAAATATCCGATATTACCTGGGAAGGCCTGAATCTGGGCTGGTTATATAAAACAAGATGTACCGACTAG
- the trsS gene encoding radical SAM (seleno)protein TrsS yields MPVLSRKDRVGGNRNLCPVCLSRIPAQKVKYGAKVYLEKTCPQHGDYNTIIWNGPPDYESWELIRQPSPSVSCITKVDKGCPYDCGICPGHRQNTCCVLLEVTNRCNLLCPVCFASSQENAAPDPSLEEIGAWYDTLMRCGGPFNIQLSGGEPSLRDDIADIIRLGKKKGFSFFQLNTNGLRLAEEPAYVETLQKAGLNCVFLQFDAMRDEPYFALRGRKLLETKLQAIENCIDAGLGLVLVPTLVPGLNENEIGPIIRFAIENLPHIRGVHFQPVSYFGRYGEKKNERITIPDVLRAIEEQTGGQMKVEDFRPGTAENSYCSFNASFLLQPDGALKVLPKTQNCCCSSSTEQRPAGDSKKAREYVARQWSSAPEPKWVISRYAAPGSFDEFLERRALYTLAVSGMAFQDAWNLDLTRLQECYIHVVSPDRRIIPFCAYNLTSMEHP; encoded by the coding sequence ATGCCCGTACTTTCCCGAAAAGATCGTGTTGGGGGCAACAGAAACCTTTGCCCGGTTTGCCTTTCGCGTATTCCGGCGCAAAAGGTCAAATATGGCGCTAAAGTTTATTTGGAAAAAACCTGCCCGCAACATGGTGATTATAACACTATCATCTGGAACGGTCCTCCTGACTATGAATCATGGGAGCTTATCAGACAGCCTTCTCCCTCTGTCAGCTGCATCACAAAAGTGGACAAGGGCTGCCCTTATGATTGCGGCATTTGTCCCGGCCATCGTCAGAATACCTGTTGCGTATTGCTTGAGGTTACCAACAGATGCAATCTTTTGTGCCCGGTCTGTTTTGCTTCCTCGCAGGAAAACGCCGCCCCGGACCCGTCATTGGAGGAGATTGGCGCGTGGTATGATACCTTGATGCGCTGCGGCGGACCTTTTAACATACAATTATCCGGCGGCGAGCCTTCATTGCGTGATGACATCGCGGACATCATCCGTTTGGGCAAGAAAAAAGGGTTTTCTTTCTTTCAGCTCAATACCAATGGACTGCGCCTTGCCGAAGAGCCTGCCTATGTAGAAACGCTGCAAAAGGCGGGACTTAATTGTGTGTTTTTGCAATTTGACGCCATGCGTGATGAGCCTTATTTCGCTTTACGAGGCCGCAAGTTGCTCGAAACCAAGCTTCAGGCCATCGAAAACTGCATTGACGCGGGCCTGGGGTTGGTTTTGGTCCCCACCCTCGTGCCCGGCTTGAACGAAAATGAAATCGGTCCGATCATCCGCTTTGCTATAGAAAACCTGCCACATATACGGGGAGTTCATTTCCAGCCGGTCAGTTATTTTGGCAGGTATGGAGAAAAGAAAAACGAGCGCATAACGATACCAGATGTGTTGCGCGCGATCGAAGAACAGACCGGTGGACAGATGAAGGTGGAAGACTTTAGACCGGGTACGGCTGAAAACTCCTATTGTTCCTTCAATGCCAGCTTCCTTTTGCAACCCGACGGCGCGCTCAAGGTATTGCCAAAGACACAAAACTGCTGCTGCAGTAGTTCCACGGAGCAAAGGCCGGCCGGGGATTCGAAAAAAGCCAGAGAGTATGTGGCCCGTCAATGGAGCAGCGCGCCGGAACCAAAGTGGGTGATTTCCAGGTATGCGGCGCCCGGATCTTTTGATGAGTTTTTGGAACGCAGAGCCCTGTATACCCTGGCTGTATCCGGTATGGCATTTCAGGATGCCTGGAATCTTGATTTGACCAGGTTGCAGGAGTGCTATATACATGTGGTGAGTCCGGATAGGCGCATCATCCCGTTTTGCGCTTATAACTTGACAAGTATGGAGCATCCCTGA
- a CDS encoding lipase family protein has product METTNEIDKTLAVFLAKVCMQTYNQYANDGDFDIPDGYSLVEGFKATAINRTEWFGFIIKSGDNIVVAFRGTQSETDWLANANAYQTGYAFAPGRGKVHHGFMDIYESCRKQIINTLLSFPANSNIYITGHSLGAALAVINALDVAANTFFKPVMYNFAGPRVGNPIFAFQYNRLVTNSVRIVNEHDLVPKLPPVIILTPRPYKILYYQHVKRDYKISFQMNSIKGNHDINNYLEALAVL; this is encoded by the coding sequence ATGGAAACAACTAATGAAATCGACAAGACACTGGCCGTTTTTCTCGCTAAAGTATGCATGCAAACTTATAACCAATATGCAAACGACGGAGATTTCGATATTCCGGATGGATACAGTCTTGTGGAAGGGTTTAAAGCGACTGCTATAAACAGAACTGAATGGTTTGGTTTCATTATTAAATCCGGGGATAATATCGTTGTAGCGTTCAGGGGGACTCAGTCTGAAACGGATTGGCTGGCTAACGCAAATGCCTACCAGACCGGTTACGCCTTTGCCCCCGGCAGAGGGAAAGTTCATCATGGCTTCATGGACATCTATGAATCGTGCAGGAAACAGATTATCAATACATTACTAAGCTTCCCTGCAAACTCAAACATTTATATAACCGGCCATAGTCTCGGAGCCGCGTTGGCCGTAATCAACGCCCTGGACGTGGCCGCAAACACCTTTTTCAAGCCTGTAATGTACAATTTTGCCGGACCTAGAGTTGGCAACCCTATCTTTGCTTTTCAATACAACCGCCTGGTAACAAACAGTGTCCGTATCGTCAACGAGCATGATCTTGTCCCTAAATTACCGCCTGTAATAATTTTAACGCCGCGCCCCTACAAGATCTTGTATTACCAGCATGTTAAACGCGACTATAAAATATCATTTCAGATGAACAGCATTAAGGGAAACCATGACATCAACAATTATCTGGAAGCGCTGGCCGTCCTGTGA
- a CDS encoding helix-turn-helix transcriptional regulator — protein MKQDDVRKIVLSILEEYGLIDPDSQAKESDYYFPDELKLTDRQREALSHLIRGLGLQATANEMGISVSKVIHHRNVLIANGFGYLFRGDNDIQCPFCGLFCRSKDAFFKHIYKHNK, from the coding sequence GTGAAGCAAGACGACGTTCGAAAAATTGTCCTTTCAATACTAGAGGAATATGGCTTAATTGACCCGGATAGCCAGGCCAAGGAGAGCGATTACTATTTCCCTGATGAATTAAAGTTAACCGACCGTCAAAGAGAAGCGTTGAGTCATTTGATTAGAGGACTGGGTTTACAAGCTACCGCAAACGAAATGGGTATTTCTGTGAGTAAAGTTATCCACCATAGAAATGTTTTAATAGCTAACGGGTTTGGCTATTTGTTTAGAGGCGATAACGATATCCAGTGCCCTTTCTGCGGGCTGTTTTGCCGTTCAAAAGACGCTTTTTTTAAACATATTTACAAGCATAATAAATAG
- a CDS encoding NifB/NifX family molybdenum-iron cluster-binding protein: MKIAVMADGCDGNSKVAEKFADARWLLIADMDGQCISEVIEKSKEDIENTELAKIIVDRDCELVICGEIEKIPFEILADRQVTRALGKGLTVTDALNYESMLEPITDCIGGTGCPGEANSKDIESCCGEHV; the protein is encoded by the coding sequence ATGAAAATTGCTGTAATGGCAGATGGTTGTGATGGCAATAGCAAGGTTGCAGAGAAATTTGCTGATGCCAGGTGGCTATTAATCGCGGATATGGATGGACAATGCATCAGTGAAGTTATTGAAAAGAGCAAGGAAGATATAGAGAACACTGAGCTTGCAAAAATAATTGTGGACAGGGATTGCGAGTTGGTTATTTGCGGTGAAATTGAGAAAATACCATTTGAGATTCTGGCAGACAGGCAGGTAACCCGAGCGCTGGGGAAAGGGTTAACCGTTACAGATGCCCTAAACTATGAGAGCATGCTGGAGCCCATAACAGATTGCATCGGTGGTACAGGCTGCCCTGGTGAGGCGAATTCCAAAGATATAGAAAGCTGTTGTGGTGAACATGTATAG
- a CDS encoding AAA family ATPase, which translates to MSEKLSRFYGTKDYIASDELQNSVNVAIALGRPLLVKGEPGTGKTMLAKSAAESLGLKFIIWNIKSTTKAQEGLYVYDTVQRLYDSQFGDRDVSDIKQYIRLGKLGEAFTSDVPVVLLIDEIDKADLEFPNDLLWELDIMSFYIPETGETITAKNRPIVIITSNAEKELPDAFLRRCIFHYIDFPDKEMMKSIIKVHHPGLEENLLQQAMEAFYSLRNVSGLLKKPSTSELLDWVQALALGGIEPERISRELPFLGVLLKKNQDLDRIPRHQHEREGRQRPFPYSQRG; encoded by the coding sequence ATGTCGGAAAAACTTTCTCGATTTTATGGCACAAAGGACTATATAGCGTCGGACGAGTTGCAAAACAGCGTGAACGTCGCTATCGCCCTGGGACGGCCGCTATTGGTCAAAGGCGAGCCCGGCACGGGCAAGACCATGCTGGCAAAAAGCGCTGCCGAAAGCCTTGGCTTGAAGTTCATCATATGGAATATCAAGTCGACGACCAAAGCCCAGGAGGGGCTGTATGTCTATGACACGGTGCAACGGCTTTACGACAGCCAGTTCGGGGACCGGGACGTGTCCGATATCAAGCAATATATCAGGCTCGGCAAGCTTGGGGAGGCCTTTACCTCCGATGTTCCGGTAGTGCTTTTAATTGACGAAATAGACAAGGCCGACCTGGAATTTCCCAACGACCTCCTGTGGGAGCTCGACATTATGAGTTTCTATATTCCAGAGACCGGGGAAACCATCACCGCTAAAAACAGGCCCATCGTGATCATCACCAGCAACGCTGAAAAAGAGTTGCCGGACGCTTTCCTGCGCCGCTGCATCTTCCACTATATCGACTTTCCGGATAAGGAAATGATGAAGAGCATTATTAAAGTGCACCATCCCGGACTGGAGGAAAATCTGCTGCAGCAGGCGATGGAGGCGTTTTACAGTTTGCGCAATGTCAGCGGACTCCTCAAAAAACCAAGCACCAGCGAACTTCTGGACTGGGTCCAGGCTCTTGCCCTCGGCGGCATCGAACCGGAGCGAATCAGCCGGGAGTTGCCCTTCCTCGGGGTGTTGCTCAAAAAAAACCAGGATTTAGATAGAATACCACGCCACCAGCATGAACGGGAAGGCAGGCAAAGGCCCTTTCCCTACAGTCAACGAGGTTAG
- a CDS encoding DUF5714 domain-containing protein, which produces MKDVTMQKEIICSCNTDHASGCLVCGGELFYNADSAIDVKCVICGKEEQSNTICVNGHYICDACHREKVLDVVERVCVATDLTDPVEITLQIFKLPGLHMHGPEYHSIVAAVLVTAYGNSVKDKQAQAIKEAIKRGKDIKGRGMRDSWRLWGRGRRGSRLFYHPSGNSSYN; this is translated from the coding sequence GTGAAAGATGTAACAATGCAAAAGGAGATTATTTGTAGCTGTAATACTGATCATGCATCCGGTTGTTTGGTATGCGGGGGAGAATTATTTTATAATGCTGATTCTGCGATAGATGTTAAATGCGTGATTTGCGGTAAAGAAGAACAGTCCAATACTATATGTGTAAATGGTCATTATATTTGTGATGCGTGTCATAGGGAAAAAGTTCTTGATGTTGTGGAGCGGGTATGTGTTGCTACAGATTTAACAGATCCTGTAGAAATTACCTTACAGATTTTTAAACTGCCTGGTTTGCACATGCATGGCCCGGAATATCACAGTATCGTTGCTGCAGTGTTGGTGACTGCATACGGCAATTCAGTAAAAGACAAACAAGCGCAGGCAATAAAAGAAGCCATAAAGCGGGGTAAAGACATTAAAGGTCGGGGTATGCGGGACTCATGGCGCCTGTGGGGCCGGGGTCGGCGTGGGAGTCGCTTATTCTATCATCCATCAGGTAACTCCTCGTATAATTAA